The sequence CCGACAATGCGGGCAAGCCACGTCCGAACACGGCAAGCTCATGGCATCCAGAGCCTGTCCAGAATTGTTGAATCGGGTTGCCAAAAACCGTTGTTGTGCGTCTTCACCAAGAACCGGATCACCACGCAATGAATCATGTACTGCTATGCTCATGATGACACTGCTGTCAAAGTGCAACCAGCAAACCGGACAGGTGAGTTCACCATCAGGATTTACCGCCGAAGCAATTGATTCCGGCGTGGATGGCAAACCGTCGTCTCCGGATTGTATGCTCAACGTAGACGGCTGGATTGCTTCATCAGTAGTTGTTCCATCTATAAAAAACTCACCCTGACAGATGGGACAAGTAACCGACTGTCCTGCGTAACTCTCATCCACTGCGAGCTTTTGACTACATAGCGGACATGAAATATTAAATTCCATAACCCTCAACACCTAATTTCATTAAATAATTCTTAGTGAATTCTCAAAAAGTAAAACCGACTCGCGAATTTCTATTTAATTGCATATGTAAGAGCCTATGGCAGGTGTAATAGATGCGCAAGTATAATGTACTCTTTTTTCAACGCACGCGCGCATGACTGAAGGGCGCATCGGTTTAGCTTCGCAACCAACTTGCCCTTGTTCAATTTTTATTTGGCGAATAGAATAAACGTCTGAGCAATAAATCAGTTTTCTTACGCTCCATATTAATTCACTCGCACGTCTGGTTTGAACCATGGCCGCAGCAACCGACATAGGAACAGCCACCAGCCACTTCAGAAACGACCGCTTGGATTCATCCATGTTCAGTTTCATACGCAAACCATACTACCAGGGGAGTGCCAATTACGGACCCTGGGTACTTTTTTATTGAGAATTTTTTACGGTCTGCTATCAATCTCCCAACGCACAGTCCATCAAGTCTTTATGAAGAATACGAAAAACGTACGCTATACCCGGCCACCCTGGGAACGGATGATGCAGATCCATGAAAAGATTCAGCAGGGGGAATATCCTAATTGTGTGCAGATGGCCAGGGAGATGGAGGTATCCTTGCGAACCATGAAGCGCGACGTGCAATTCATGAAGGATCGGCTGCATTTACCGATTGAGTATGATGCAGTCAAATATGGGTTCTATTACACGCAGTCAGTAGATCAGTTTCCCCGGGTCGAGATCAGTGAGGCGGAAATGTTTGCTATGCTAGTCGCGCACAAAGCCATTGCCCAATACCACGGGACACCTTTTCAACAACCGCTGGAAATGGCTTTTCAAAAGATCACGGGACAACTTAATCAGCAGGAAGGGTACTCGCTGGATAACTTTGGTGCTGCCCTGTCATTCCGTCCCTTTGCTCCGGAAGACGCTGATTTGAACGCCTTCCAGATCATCACCCGTGCATTAAGGGAGCGGCGGGCACTAAAGTTCAGGTATAAGAACCTGGGAGCTAAAACTGTACAGGAACGGCTGACCCATCCTTACCATCTCGCCTGCATTGAGAATCATTGGTATCTGTTCGCCTTTGATGTCAATCGGCAGGCTATCCGAACTTTTGCCTTGGGCCGATTGACACAGCCGAAGTTGTTGTCAGCCCGGTTCAAGATGCCCAAGCAATTTGATGCCGATGAATACCTGCGCGGTAGCTTCTCGGTGTATAAAGGGCATGATGATTACGAGGTGGTGATTGAGTTTGATGCTTGGGCGACGGACCTGATACGTGGCCGGCATTGGCACTCTAGTCAACAGTTCCAGGAATTACCGGGGAGTGGGTCTCGATTGACTATGCGCTTAAACAGCATCGAGGAGATTGATCGTTGGGTATTGGGCTGGGGAACACATGCGACGGTAGTTCGACCAAAGGCTGTGCAGGAACGTATTCGCTCCATGGCACAAGACCTGTTGCAACGATATAAATGAGTCCCCTCTGCTGTAGATACGATTAGGCAGGTCAATTTAAACAGAGCGTGGCGCACTGGGTGTTCACATCGATTTTTTGAAGGTGGCCGCCCCATATGCCATCTTAATTTAACATTGACGCACCGGCGCAACTGACTATGTTTAGCATCATGAAACCAAGATTTGCTGCGGTAATGGTGCTCCTTGCCGTCGTGGTTGTTGCTTCGGCTCAAACCGCCCCGCCTCGTATTCCAAACCGAACGAATCTGAGCCAGCGAGAAAGTGATATTTTGCAAGCCCAGCGCAACTACCGCGAAGCTCAAACCCGCGTGAGTAAGGCAAAGAAGGACTACGAGGTGAGCGTTGCATCGTCTAGCTTGAAGATGGCAGAAAGCAGCCTCCAAAGCGCAGAGAATAGACTGGAAGCTGAGCGCAAAAACTATGACAGGGCAATGGAGACTTACAACCGGGATGTGGAAGCCTATCAAAAAAAACAGGAAGCCAAATTCAAGAAACGCTGAGCTTAAGGTCGTCAAACTCAGGTTGCGCTCGCAGCATGTGGTTTATCGCAAACGACACGCACTTTATTACAGGCAACGCATGAATCTCCTCAGTCGCTGACTATCTAGCTGATCACAACACACTATGGCTATGGCTCCGACTACCGCTTGCAGGTTGGGTGGGGACGTGTTCAGGGAAGAGTAGGGGAGTGGTGATACTGGTGCATAAACGACAGCCGCAGTAAGCAACAGGGGTTTATGAAGTCCTTGACGATGATTTTGCTTCATCGTATCCAGTCCCGCATTGCTTTATTTAAATGACCGCTAGTGTGACAACGTCTGGACATCAATAGCCAAGCGAGACTGATTTAGTGCCAATTTTGTTTTGGGCCAAGGTGTTAAACATGGCTACATTTCGCCACTCGGTCCACTCATCGCTAATACAACCCCATTTAGCTCTCCAGTGCCAAATGGCAGGCTTGCACCCACGAAAGGTCTGTTTGATCTCAAAGGTATCTGGCTTCCTTTCTGATACCCAATTGATGGTAAAACGGCCTTCTTTAAATTCAACGTCAATAGTCTTGATAACATCACGGAAGATCTCTCTAGCTTTGAGTCTGTTTAATTTTCCCTCAAGCATGTTATTGATGAATTCTGCCCACTCTTCTCCAATAGATTCAACCTTGATGCCCTGCAAATCTATCTTTTCAAGGGATTGGGTGATTAATTTTTGCTGCTCTTGCATTTCCCTGTACTGGGTCTTGAAGTCATCAGAATCAGGAAATTCAACCAACAGCTTTGCAATATTCTGGCTCTTGCGTTTAGCCTCTGCCAGTTGTGCTTTCAGGGTCACAGAGGCATCATTGGCGACCAAGGGGTCTTGAGATGGTAGGAAGGGGGCAAACTGTTCTAGCGCGAAAATGCATGTCCCAAGAATCACCTTTT comes from Verrucomicrobiota bacterium and encodes:
- a CDS encoding WYL domain-containing protein: MKNTKNVRYTRPPWERMMQIHEKIQQGEYPNCVQMAREMEVSLRTMKRDVQFMKDRLHLPIEYDAVKYGFYYTQSVDQFPRVEISEAEMFAMLVAHKAIAQYHGTPFQQPLEMAFQKITGQLNQQEGYSLDNFGAALSFRPFAPEDADLNAFQIITRALRERRALKFRYKNLGAKTVQERLTHPYHLACIENHWYLFAFDVNRQAIRTFALGRLTQPKLLSARFKMPKQFDADEYLRGSFSVYKGHDDYEVVIEFDAWATDLIRGRHWHSSQQFQELPGSGSRLTMRLNSIEEIDRWVLGWGTHATVVRPKAVQERIRSMAQDLLQRYK